The Tolypothrix sp. PCC 7712 region CGATATTTTACATCAATTAGGATTAGCATCGCGGGCGTTATATATTGAACGGGCCACAATGGCACAGCAAAGAATTGTACCCTTAGATGAAGTCGATCCGGCGGAAGTGCCTTATTTTGCGATGATTATAATTCCAAGTAAGAGTCGGTTATAGGTAGTAGTTCAACACACAAATATTAACAGGTGTAGCTTGGGTAAAGGGAAAAGGGCAAAGGAGAAGGGTTTTAAACCTTTACCCTTTCCCCCGCCTGTCAAAGCGATAAAATATTTCTTTGGTTGGAAGTCCCTTATGGACAACACTACCGTAGGCAAGTAGTTCTACTTGTGTTCATATCATGACTAACTCACCAAGCATCTACAGGATGCAAAAAATTAACTTATATGTCATCCTAGAAAACGAGAATTAATTCGGTGAGTATTTTTGTTTTTAGTATTGACAGGCTTTTCCCTTTTGGTATTTACAGATTTTTCTCCGAAATTTAAGTCTCAATGAATGTGATAATTTTGGAGATCATCTAATGTCAATTTATATAGGCAACCTCTCTTACGAAGTTACCCAAGATGCTTTGACTGCTGTTTTTGCAGAATATGGCACTGTGAAGCGCGTTCAACTACCTACTGACCGTGAAACAGGACGGCCACGTGGCTTTGGATTTGTAGAAATGGGAAGTGATGCTGAAGAAACGGCTGCAATTGAAGCCCTTGATGGTGCTGAATGGATGGGTCGTGACCTGAAAGTTAACAAAGCTAAACCCAGAGAAGACAGAGGTGGTTCTTCTGGCGGTAGAGGCGGATATGGTGGCTCTCGTAACCGCTACTAAGCTTTGAAGCATTAAAACTTTACCAGCAAATTTTCAAGTTTGACAAAAAGTGCAACAAAATTGCACTTTAGTCAACTGAATGCTCGATCAGTTTAAGCAGTTAGTTAGTTTAGTAGGAGAGATAATGACCCAAGTAGTAGTGGGTGAAAATGAACACATTGAATCAGCCCTACGCCGATTTAAGCGAGAAGTTTCTAAGGCGGGAATTTTTCCCGATATGAAGAAGCATCGTCACTTTGAAACGCCTCTGGAAAAACGCAAGCGCAAAGAAGTTGCCAAGCACAGGCAGGGTAAAAGACGTTTTAGTCGCTAATTCGTAATACTCGCCTCCGGCGAGAAGCAAGCTACGTAATTCGTAATTTAAAATTCATAATTACGAATTACGTTGATTATGTTTCCTACAAGGAATATTAAATCCATTGAGTATCAAATGCATCTTGCCCATGACCGTAAATCAAGTCACCGTATTCTTGCCATTGGGCTAGTTCTTGATTTGAAAGTTGGGGTGAGTGTAATACAGAAAGATTTTCTGCTAATTCTGGCTTAGTTTTTGGGGCAGTTAGTGCTAGACGTACTGCTGAGTTATTTAGCGCATAACGATAACAGTCTGCTGCGGTGGGTAGTTTTCCTTGCCAGTGAGGATGTCCTTGAAGTAATGTTCCCCAGCGAGTACAAGTGAAGGCTACTACGGGAATATTAGCTTTTTGCGCTTCTGGTAATACCTTTTCTTCCGCCTTACGATGTGCCATATTGTAACGGTGCATCAACACATCACACTGATGGCGTTGGATGATTTCTAAAGCAATAGTTCGGTTGTGTGTGGTAACTCCCACATAGCGCACAACTCCAGAATCTTGCCACAAACGAAGTTCATCTAGTACTACTTGAACCTGCTTCACGTCGTCAGATGGGGAGACATATTCTAGAAAAAATATATCTAGCTGATCGATATTTAAATCATGGCGCACAGAGTCCAAGTAATGGCGTAAAGATTTTAGATCACGGCTTTCGCTTCCGGTCGTTACCAGTACTTGCTCACGCTTTGTTGCTAACAGAGATTTTAAGCCATCCAAAAAGGTTTGGGATTCTAGATTGTAAAAGAAAAAGTAATTGATTCCGGCAGTAAATGCCAACAAAACAGCATTAGGATCATCTATTGATTGTCCTGCTAATCCCAGAATTCTGGCAGGTTGTCCCTGTATTGTTAGTAACTCCACGATTCACAATCTCAAGTCTTTATTTCACTGTACTGCACCACATGTTTTGTGGAATGCGTTGATAACGCATCCTACTAAGCTTTTTTAATCAGCAAAAGCAAATATTGCTTTCTCAAAAGCTGCTTTTGCTTTCTCATTTTGATAGATGTAGCAAGCAAAAGTAGATATTGCTTTCTTACAAGCTGCTTTTGCTTTCTCATTTTGATAGATGTAGCAAGCAAAAGTAGATATTGCTTTCTCAAAAGCTGCTTTTGCTTATTCAATTCGGTATATTCAGCAAGCAAAAGTAGATATTGCTTTCTCAAAAGCTGCTTTTGCTTATTCAATTCGGTATATTCAGCAAGCAAAAGCAAATAAGCTAATGCGCGCCTAAATTGCATAACTACTCAAGAAGGCTGTTAACTGTTAACGGTTGACTGTCAACGGTCAACGGTCAACAGCCCTCATGAGGGATTGTGCAACTTAAAAGCAGAATAGCTTATTGCTTTCTCATCTAGAGGGCAAGGCAATGCCCAGTGGTGTCAACTTAACGTGAAACCCGCTTTGTTGCAAGGTTTCGCCCTCACCCACCAGGAGAGGGGAGCAAGAGATTTAGTTCCCCTTCTCCCGGGGGAGAAGGGGTTAGGGGATGAGGGCACGAGGTATTTGTAGAACACGCGCCGTACATAGCTTTTAGCTTAAGTTGACACGTATGGGCAGCGCCTTGCCCCTACAATCTGTCGCATTCTTTTTTAAAATTGGTATTATTTCCCTTTTCCCATTCCCCTTTTTCCCCTTAACCGACAAGTATTGCGTACAATCTGTCTTCCAAGAAAGGCGATCGCACTTAATTAAAGCTTCTGTCGCGCCATGAGTTGAGCAAAGAGTCCTGGTTGCTTGGCGAGTTGATGAAAACTACCTTCTTGAACTACACGACCATTTTGGAATACATAGATACGATCAGCGTTGCGAATGGTACTGAGACGGTGGGCGATCGCAATTCTGGTGACTTTTAACCGTTCTAAGCTTTGGCTGACAATTGCTTGGGTGCGGTTATCTAAAGCGCTGGTGGCTTCGTCAAATAGCAGGATTTTGGGTTTTAAAACGAGCGATCGCGCAATTAATAAGCGCTGGCGTTGTCCACCGGAAAGGTTGCTACCACCTTCACTAATTACAGTGTGCATTCCCATTGGCATGGATTCAATATCTTCAGCAAAGCCAGCCATCCGCGCTGCTTCCCAGGCTTCATCCATTGTGATTGTCGCACCACTGGCGATATTTTCAAAGATGGATGCAGATGTTAAGCGGCTATTTTGCATCACTACGCCTAATTGTCGGCGGACTGCATGGACATCTAACCCCGCTAAATCTTGACCATCAAAGTAAATTGTCCCTGATTCCGGTGCATCAAACCCTAGTAATAAGCGGAATAGTGTGGATTTACCACTCCCAGAAGCACCCACAAAGGCGATAAATTCTCCCGGTTCCGCGTGGATACTAACATCATCTAAGGTTAAAGGCCCGTCATCACGATAGCGGAAAATCACATGATCGACTACTACCCGCCCAGAAAGTCGCCCAGGATCAGCTTTTTCTGTGTCTACTTCCGGTTTAGCTGCCAAAATCGGCTGTGCGCGTTCCCATAATGGCACGATTTGCAGGACATCTACAACTGTACTGCTAAGGCTAGTAGCACCACCGATAAATGTTCCAAATGCGGCATTAAAAGCTAAGAATACACCTGTAGATAAACTACCTGATTGGGATTCCTGAATTAAACTAGTGGCAAACCAAAATAAACAAGCTGTGGTTAATGCTGGCAGGATTTTATTAATTACCGCCACAATATCCTCAATATTTTGAGTACTCAGCATCCATTTAATTTGCTGACTATATTGTTTACCCCAAAAAGCAAAGGCGCGGGCTTCAGCCCCAGCAACTCGCAGTTTAGTTACACCGTTAATTAACTGCACCATCACCCCTAAGAGTTGTCCTTGTAATTCGAGTAAGGGGCGAACTTTCCGCAGGGTGGAAATACCAGAAAATAAAGTTACACCAATATTCACCAACGCTACCACTAAAGCAATTAACGCTAGGGAACCGTTGTAATAAAACAGCAATCCTAAATTTAATAATGCAAATAAGCTGGTAAATATACTTCTTAAAACTGTACTACTCAGCCTTTGGCGGATTTGACTTACCGCACTCACCCGGGAATTTAAATCCCCAATGGAGAACTTACGGAAAAACGAGGCTTTGAGATTCAACAGGCGATCCCAAACTGCCGCTTGAGTGGTAGCATCAGCAAAGGTTTCTACCCGCATAATGGCGAAACCTTGGGCTAGTTGAAACAAAGTGCTACCAAAAGCTGTAGCCAACAATCCTAAAGCAATTTGCCCTAATAAACTGCGATCGGCATCGGGAATAGCACTATCAATTAAGATGGCGGTAGCTTGGGGGGTAATCATTCCTAATAAAGTCGTCGCCACACCCGCAATCACGACAACCATCAATTCCTGGTAATGTCCTTCCAGGGCAAACTTTAACAAGTCCAGGGTACTGAGGACTTTATCTGGTAAAGGACGGTAAAAAGTGTAACCAGTCTGCGCTAATCTCGCCGCAGTTCTCGCATTAATTAATGTACGCGATCGCCTGATGGGATCGAACATTTCATAGCGGGTATCTGATACAGGTAACAACGCCACTGGATAATTATCTTCCAGGGTGTAAGCCAGCATCGCGCCGCTATCTTTCTTCCACCACTTACCTTGTAACGAAATCGTTCGCATCCGCAAACGAGAAGCCCGGGCGATCGCTTGTAGCGGATCTTGAATGCGTTTCATATCTTCCGACTTCGCCGGCGGACGAATTGTTACACCCAAAGTCCGCGCCACCGCACCAGCCGCAATCAACAAAGCTTGCTGGGGATCGTTAGCAATTCCTACCTCAAAACTACCACTATTAGCAGGCTTGAGTAAAAAAGCTAACTCACTCAGCGTTTCCTCCATCACCTGAGAATTGAGGTGTTGGCGTTCTTGAAAGCGCTGGGTTTCTGCCTCAGTTTCCTCCTGTTCTAAAAGATACAAACTCCCCAAAACATATATATGCAGGTGCGCCATCCCCGCCAGCAGAGTATCAGGATCGTGAATATCAGCAGTACTGAGAGATTCCAGCTCAACCATATCCTCAGCTTGGAACCACATATCTGCACTCAACGGCAAAAATTGCGTTCTCCCTTGGAGTTGTCGAAGACATCGCCCTGTAATCAACAATTCCTCAAACCCCATCCAAGTTGCATAACCAGTTTGGATTTGTACCCAAGATACCAACTCGCGCTGTGGTTGAAAAATTTGCCCATTATTCAGGGAAAAATATCTTACCCCTTCCTCTTGAAACGGTAATCCAGGGGGAGTAATTACAGATAAAGCCAATCCTAGCTGCTCAATCCAACCCTCAATTAAAGTTAAAGCTTCACCATGACCACCAGCAAGAAATTCCCGAAAATCCTTTACCGAAACCTTCAAAAGTTCAGTTTCCTCAATCGACACCGCCACCAACTGATAAGGTAAGGGTTGCGAATCACTAGGAATACCAAACATCGCCTGTCTGGTGCGAGTAGTAAACAAATAACGGCGAGTACCTTCCGCCACCCCTTCCTTCAGTGGAATCGCAAACACCGCCAATGAACCAGATTTTACAACCCAAATAGTCTCCGGATCATCCAGAATAATCGGCTCATTACCCTTAATCTGATAATATTCTCCCGGCAAGCTAACAATGCGAACTTGATCCAACATGATTATTCCTGCTTCCTAAAACTAATACGGCGTTGCTAAATAAAGGGATAAGAGTCGCACGCAAAGGCGCAAAGACGCAAAGAATCGTTTTTTGGCATTTTCAAGAATATAAATTATCCAAATGAACGAACCACAGAGGACACAGAGAGATGAAGTTTTTGCATTCTTACTTTGCGCCTTTGCGTCTTTGCGTGAGATAAAAAAGATGTAGTTCATCCCCAAAACAATCTGTAATCTTACTTCTCCTCAATCGCTTCCCCCTCACTGCGAATCAACTCCAAATACTTCCCTTCCACTTGCTGCAATTGCTCATGAGTCCCACGTTGCACCACCTTGCCCCGATCAAAGACAATAATCTCATCGCAATCCCGAATTGTACTTAAACGGTGGGCAACAATAATACAAGTACAACCCCTCTCCCGCAACTTGCGATCGATTAACTTCTCCGCTTCAGAATCCAGCGCACTTGTAGCTTCATCCATCACCAAAATTGCTGGATTATTCACCAAAGCACGGGCAATTTCTAATCTTTGACGCTGTCCCCCACTTAAATTAGTTGCCCCTTCTGCCAAGTCAGCATTGTAACCACCAGGCATAGAAAGCACTACATCCTGAATCTCTGCATCCTTACAAGCGCGAACTAAATTACTAAAAGGTACCGTAGAATCCCAAAGCGTGAGATTATCGCGCACACTACCAGCAAACATCGAGATATCTTGTTCTACCAGCGCCAGTGAATGATTAATAATGGAACGGGGAATATCTTTTCGCGATTTCCCATCAAATAGAATCTCCCCACCCCAAGGTTCGTATAATCCACATACCAGCTTGGCAACGGTTGATTTACCAGAACCGCTACCACCAACTAAGGCGACGCGTTGACCGGGTTTGAGTGAAAGATTAAGATTTTCAATTAAGGGAGCTGCGGAGCGATTATAACCAAATGTGAGGTTACGAAGTTCTACATAACCTTGCAGCCGCACATTTGCCTTCGGTACATCATAAGCTGTGGGTAGAGGTGTTTCTTCACTCACCGCCGGATCGATCGCATTATGTAAAACATCATCAAGGCGATTGAGATTACCTTCCATTTCTTGAAGTTCACCAGCCAGACTCACCAAACTATTCACAGGTTCGAGGAATCTTTGCATTAAGGCTTGAAAGGCAATCAACATCCCAATACTGAGTACGCCATCCATTACCCGCAGCCCTCCCACCACCAGCAACAGCATTGAGGTAATTGAGGTGAGAAATGATGGTAAAACACCGACAGTTTGATTAGTAGTATCCATTTCCTGACGGGCGTTTATCGACTTAGCATAATAGCCAGCCCACCGGGAAAAGAATTCTGATTCTAGCCCTGAAGCCTTCAGGGTTTCCATACTTTGCAAGCCGGAAATGGCTACGCCACTAACTTTACCTTGTTCTTGCATTAATCGCATATTGGCATCGACGCGTTGCCGAGAAACCCAGCGCCACACGGTAATATTAATAATTACGAAAGCAATACCAATTAAAGTCAGAACAGCATCATATTGCAGCATCACCGCGCCATAAAAGGCGACAGTGAAAATAGAAATCACTGTGGTAGCTAATCTACCGGAAAGCAAATTCGCCAAATTATCATTGAGGTGAACGCGGTTACTAATTTCCCCCGCAAACCGTTGATCGTAAAAACTCACTGGTAGGCGGAGAATATGCCACAAAAAGCGACTAGACATCCCCACAGCCAGCTTAATTTTTAAACGACGCAAAAATTGCAACTGAAGTAAAGTTAAAAAACCATTTAAGATAGCAGTTAAAATAATGCCGAGAATTAAGGGACGCAACCAATCATTTCTGCCTTCAATTAAGACATGATCGACAAATGTTTGCGAAAAGGCGGGAATAGCTAACCCTGGAATTACTAATAACAATCCGGCGATCACACAGTAAACCAAAGCACCCAAAGAACTCTGCAATCTGTCCCATAAAGCTAGTGTCAGGCTGGGTTTACGTCCACCTGTTCGGAATTCTGTACTTGGTTCCAGAACTAAGACGACACCAGTAAAAGACTGATCAAATTCTTGGGGGGAAACTGTACGGGGGCCAGTAGCCGGATCGTTGAGATAAACCTTATCTCTACTAAATCCTTCAACAACTAGAAAATGGTTAAAATTCCAGAAGATAATATAAGGACATTCGAGTTTACGTAACCCATCCAAATCAACCTTAAAGCCTTTCGCTTGCATCCCATAGATCCGGGCTGCACTGAGAATATTTGACGCTTTACTCCCATCCCGCGACACACCGCAAGCTAGACGGAGTTCTGCCAAGGGAACAACCCGATTGTAATAACCAAGAATAATTCCTAATGCGGCAGCACCACATTCCACCGCTTCCATTTGTAACAGAGTAGGAGTGGGACGACGGCGATCGGGAGGGCTAATCAGCCGCCGAATTTTTTTTAATCTACGCCCAAGTTGGGATTGAAGAGTTCGCCACATAGTTCGTGTTCAGTAAGGATTTGTCGGGGAGGGGGATGAAGGAGATGAAGGAGATGAGGGAGATGAGGGGGATGAGGGGGATGAGGGAGATGAGGAAGATGAGGGGGATGAGGGAGATGAGGGAGATGAGGAAGATGAGGGGGATGAGGGAGATGAGGAAGATGAGGGAGATGAGGGGGATGAGGGAGAAATTACTATTACCCATTACCCATTACTCATTACTCATTACTCATTACTCATTACCCCATGCCCCATGCCCCATGCCCCATGCCCCATGCCCAATTAATACATTCCACTCCAAGAACGGAGTATGGGAAAAACAAAAGAAATTGGTGATTGTTCGTCAACTTTGACGCGGACTGAGGAGGTAGTTCCTGAGGTGACTTTGGCTTCTGGCCCCTTTGAAGATGACCAGCGAAAACCGCTTTTAGTTGAGGGATCTGCATCGAGTTCAGCGAAGACTTGAATTTGCGGCCCTTGGGAGGTTAAGCCTTGCAAAATTTCTGCACCACCAACAACGCTGGATGCGCTTTCTTTGGTGACAGGGAACGACGAAACACTGGTTACCTTGGCGATGATTCCGCCAAAGCGTTCGCGCTTCACAGTAGAGGGAGTGATTTGCAACTCCATACCTTTTTGAATCTTTTTACCTTCGCTGACTGGGAAGAATGCAACTCCCACTAACTTATCAGTGGAATCTTGAGCTTGAATTGTGCCAATACGCGCCCCTTCTTCCAAGCTTTGTCCGGGAACAACCGTCAGTTCTAAGATTTGACCGTTGAAGCTGCTAATAACCTTATTTCTATCTTTTAATTGCGATTTTAATTGCGCGATCGCTCTTTCGGTTTCTTGAATTTCTTTTTTCCGATTGGTGGCGATCGCTAAATCTTGTTCGGCTTGGGAAGCTAATTTAGTATCTAATGTTGCTAACTGGGCTTGTAGTTCTTTAGTAGCGTTTAAGTTAGCTAAATATTGCCTTTGGGCATCGGCTTCTTTGACATCCAGTTGTTTCAGTTGCGATTGAATTTCATTAATCCGGCTTTTACTATTAAGAAATTCCTGCTCCGCTTGCAGCACAGTATCAGTAGATACAGCACCTTCCCGGCGTAATTGTTGCCGCAATTCAAACCTTTCTTGAAAAGTTGGGACTAGCTTGCGTGTGGTTTCCAACTGTTGCTCTAAAGTCCGCCTTTCTTGGCGAATTGACTCTAAACCCTTCTCCCGCAGAATTGGGGTTACAGATTTAGTAGTATCTAAACTTTGTAACAGTGCTTGACGCTGTTGTTGCGTTGCACCCTGATCCAGAACTGTGCGTTGCGCTTGCAAAGAATTAGCGCTGCGGTCTTGTTCTTGCAGTTGCAACAGCTTCGCCCGTGCCATATCCAACTTTTCTTGCAGTTCCGTTTGGTCGATAGTTGCAATCACCTGTCCCTTCTTAACGCGATCGCCTGGACGCACAAACAAATTCAAAATTTGCCCAGAACTCGGAGACTGAAAAGGCACAACCTTACTAGGGAAAACCACTACCCCTTGTCCATTCACAGTAATGGGAATCCGACCGTAAACACTCCAAGCCACTCCCACCGCCACCAAAGAACCCAACGCCGCCAACGGAATCCACTTCTTCGGCTGCACCACCTGCATCAATTGATCCAGGCGTTCCGGGGAAGATAAACGATCCAGCGCTTCTTTACGAAATATATTGTTTTTTTGAGCCGTAACCATAGTGACTCCAAATATAAATAGGGCATTGGGCATGGGGCATGGGGGAAAGGGTAATGGGTAATAGTAATTTCTCCCTCATCTACCTCATCCCCCTCATCCCCCTCATCTACCTCATCCCCCTCATCTCTCCCTGCTCCCTGCCCCCTGCCCCCTGCTCAATTCGCCTTCAACTGCTTCAACATCCAATCAAACCGCGTTCCTGCTAGGGTTACTTGGGCTAAAAATCCGGAACTTAGTTCATCTTCATAAGTAAGGCTACTGTCTAAAGATTTACCGGAACTATATGTAATTCTGCCGTAACCCAGGCGATTGATAATTCCTTGCTGCTTGTCTGCTAGCAATATTGCTAACACGCGATAGAATCGGGCAGCAAAACCCACATCATGTAACAATTTTGCAGCCAATCGCCAACGGGGAATAGCCAGAACGATCGCATCTTCAATGGCGCGAATTGTCATCGGTGGTGGACTGGCTTCTACAAAGGGGGTTTCGCCTACCATGTCGCCGCGCGATAATCTAGCAAATTCTGTTTCGATGGTTTCTGTGTTTTCTAAA contains the following coding sequences:
- a CDS encoding RNA recognition motif domain-containing protein, with product MSIYIGNLSYEVTQDALTAVFAEYGTVKRVQLPTDRETGRPRGFGFVEMGSDAEETAAIEALDGAEWMGRDLKVNKAKPREDRGGSSGGRGGYGGSRNRY
- the rpsU gene encoding 30S ribosomal protein S21 produces the protein MTQVVVGENEHIESALRRFKREVSKAGIFPDMKKHRHFETPLEKRKRKEVAKHRQGKRRFSR
- a CDS encoding aldo/keto reductase, whose translation is MELLTIQGQPARILGLAGQSIDDPNAVLLAFTAGINYFFFYNLESQTFLDGLKSLLATKREQVLVTTGSESRDLKSLRHYLDSVRHDLNIDQLDIFFLEYVSPSDDVKQVQVVLDELRLWQDSGVVRYVGVTTHNRTIALEIIQRHQCDVLMHRYNMAHRKAEEKVLPEAQKANIPVVAFTCTRWGTLLQGHPHWQGKLPTAADCYRYALNNSAVRLALTAPKTKPELAENLSVLHSPQLSNQELAQWQEYGDLIYGHGQDAFDTQWI
- a CDS encoding NHLP bacteriocin export ABC transporter permease/ATPase subunit encodes the protein MLDQVRIVSLPGEYYQIKGNEPIILDDPETIWVVKSGSLAVFAIPLKEGVAEGTRRYLFTTRTRQAMFGIPSDSQPLPYQLVAVSIEETELLKVSVKDFREFLAGGHGEALTLIEGWIEQLGLALSVITPPGLPFQEEGVRYFSLNNGQIFQPQRELVSWVQIQTGYATWMGFEELLITGRCLRQLQGRTQFLPLSADMWFQAEDMVELESLSTADIHDPDTLLAGMAHLHIYVLGSLYLLEQEETEAETQRFQERQHLNSQVMEETLSELAFLLKPANSGSFEVGIANDPQQALLIAAGAVARTLGVTIRPPAKSEDMKRIQDPLQAIARASRLRMRTISLQGKWWKKDSGAMLAYTLEDNYPVALLPVSDTRYEMFDPIRRSRTLINARTAARLAQTGYTFYRPLPDKVLSTLDLLKFALEGHYQELMVVVIAGVATTLLGMITPQATAILIDSAIPDADRSLLGQIALGLLATAFGSTLFQLAQGFAIMRVETFADATTQAAVWDRLLNLKASFFRKFSIGDLNSRVSAVSQIRQRLSSTVLRSIFTSLFALLNLGLLFYYNGSLALIALVVALVNIGVTLFSGISTLRKVRPLLELQGQLLGVMVQLINGVTKLRVAGAEARAFAFWGKQYSQQIKWMLSTQNIEDIVAVINKILPALTTACLFWFATSLIQESQSGSLSTGVFLAFNAAFGTFIGGATSLSSTVVDVLQIVPLWERAQPILAAKPEVDTEKADPGRLSGRVVVDHVIFRYRDDGPLTLDDVSIHAEPGEFIAFVGASGSGKSTLFRLLLGFDAPESGTIYFDGQDLAGLDVHAVRRQLGVVMQNSRLTSASIFENIASGATITMDEAWEAARMAGFAEDIESMPMGMHTVISEGGSNLSGGQRQRLLIARSLVLKPKILLFDEATSALDNRTQAIVSQSLERLKVTRIAIAHRLSTIRNADRIYVFQNGRVVQEGSFHQLAKQPGLFAQLMARQKL
- a CDS encoding NHLP family bacteriocin export ABC transporter peptidase/permease/ATPase subunit — translated: MWRTLQSQLGRRLKKIRRLISPPDRRRPTPTLLQMEAVECGAAALGIILGYYNRVVPLAELRLACGVSRDGSKASNILSAARIYGMQAKGFKVDLDGLRKLECPYIIFWNFNHFLVVEGFSRDKVYLNDPATGPRTVSPQEFDQSFTGVVLVLEPSTEFRTGGRKPSLTLALWDRLQSSLGALVYCVIAGLLLVIPGLAIPAFSQTFVDHVLIEGRNDWLRPLILGIILTAILNGFLTLLQLQFLRRLKIKLAVGMSSRFLWHILRLPVSFYDQRFAGEISNRVHLNDNLANLLSGRLATTVISIFTVAFYGAVMLQYDAVLTLIGIAFVIINITVWRWVSRQRVDANMRLMQEQGKVSGVAISGLQSMETLKASGLESEFFSRWAGYYAKSINARQEMDTTNQTVGVLPSFLTSITSMLLLVVGGLRVMDGVLSIGMLIAFQALMQRFLEPVNSLVSLAGELQEMEGNLNRLDDVLHNAIDPAVSEETPLPTAYDVPKANVRLQGYVELRNLTFGYNRSAAPLIENLNLSLKPGQRVALVGGSGSGKSTVAKLVCGLYEPWGGEILFDGKSRKDIPRSIINHSLALVEQDISMFAGSVRDNLTLWDSTVPFSNLVRACKDAEIQDVVLSMPGGYNADLAEGATNLSGGQRQRLEIARALVNNPAILVMDEATSALDSEAEKLIDRKLRERGCTCIIVAHRLSTIRDCDEIIVFDRGKVVQRGTHEQLQQVEGKYLELIRSEGEAIEEK
- a CDS encoding NHLP bacteriocin system secretion protein codes for the protein MVTAQKNNIFRKEALDRLSSPERLDQLMQVVQPKKWIPLAALGSLVAVGVAWSVYGRIPITVNGQGVVVFPSKVVPFQSPSSGQILNLFVRPGDRVKKGQVIATIDQTELQEKLDMARAKLLQLQEQDRSANSLQAQRTVLDQGATQQQRQALLQSLDTTKSVTPILREKGLESIRQERRTLEQQLETTRKLVPTFQERFELRQQLRREGAVSTDTVLQAEQEFLNSKSRINEIQSQLKQLDVKEADAQRQYLANLNATKELQAQLATLDTKLASQAEQDLAIATNRKKEIQETERAIAQLKSQLKDRNKVISSFNGQILELTVVPGQSLEEGARIGTIQAQDSTDKLVGVAFFPVSEGKKIQKGMELQITPSTVKRERFGGIIAKVTSVSSFPVTKESASSVVGGAEILQGLTSQGPQIQVFAELDADPSTKSGFRWSSSKGPEAKVTSGTTSSVRVKVDEQSPISFVFPILRSWSGMY